A genome region from Panicum virgatum strain AP13 chromosome 4K, P.virgatum_v5, whole genome shotgun sequence includes the following:
- the LOC120704341 gene encoding E3 ubiquitin-protein ligase MBR1-like, translating to MDESSGRSATPVGFLRRGSGISLRNQSNENRPSQYNNKPGKNTNLNPVKARFTENKEKPKYLHGPFHSSGSKASSVSSSKAPVRKYQGERPKRPFLAEADVAESSNRRTEVRRLQSGKEAVVYEDGHPYTQRSTSEGSSSSTFTDGGLPEEHDLGVLEFSVSSGSCAHTVDSRNTALSAMQHRQNDREELNSGRPQGASSFVHRSVVPQSLTTGVKLSSAHGATSTSLQRHGLKGLGCTSITDVLPSGCSSSDSVHNRRVEVMKNGTSDAARSSRSRGISGQSNLGQPRSGYPGYTGPRARAAEQSARTNSTSIRDSTDSVRTRRPSTLRARERMPGEREDSVFALRETVTRVHHPERGHFPTDDISPQRLARPFYAELPHEIYSSNRQGSSSRTARRRSPHPEASSQEMFHGLFGERDGYRHINMDGISEVLLALDRIEHDDELTYERLLVLETNLLLSGLGLHDQHQDMRLDIDNMSYEELLALEEHIGSVSTALTEEQFAKWVNQSVYKAKKSDRDVNKITVDDVKCSICQEEYNEGEVIGRMQCEHQYHVCCIHEWLRQKNWCPICKASAIPGDP from the exons ATGGACGAATCTTCTGGTAGATCTGCTACCCCAGTTGGGTTTCTTAGAAGGGGCTCTGGCATTTCCTTGAGAAATCAAAGTAATGAGAATAGGCCAAGCCAATACAACAATAAGCCAGGGAAGAACACAAATCTCAATCCTGTGAAAGCCCGATTCACTGAAAATAAAGAGAAGCCAAAGTATTTACATGGGCCATTTCATTCATCAGGATCTAAGGCCTCATCTGTAAGCTCTTCAAAGGCCCCTGTTAGGAAATATCAGGGTGAAAGGCCAAAAAGGCCCTTTTTGGCAGAGGCAGACGTTGCTGAAAGCAGTAACAGAAGAACTGAGGTCAGACGTCTACAAAGTGGCAAGGAAGCTGTTGTTTATGAAGATGGGCATCCATACACGCAGAGGAGTACATCAGAAGGTTCATCATCCTCTACATTTACTGATGGAGGCTTGCCAGAAGAACATGATCTTGGAGTTTTAGAGTTTTCTGTTTCTTCAGGGAGTTGTGCACATACTGTTGATTCTAGAAATACTGCATTGAGTGCTATGCAACATAGGCAAAATGATAGAGAAGAATTGAATTCAGGTAGACCTCAAGGTGCTTCCAGTTTTGTTCATCGGAGTGTTGTACCTCAAAGTCTCACCACGGGTGTCAAGTTATCAAGTGCCCATGGTGCCACCAGTACTTCACTGCAGAGACATGGCCTAAAAGGCCTTGGTTGCACTTCAATAACAGATGTTTTACCTTCAGGTTGTTCTTCATCTGATTCTGTTCATAATAGGAGGGTCGAAGTTATGAAGAATGGAACTTCTGATGCAGCAAGATCTTCAAGATCGAGGGGAATAAGTGGGCAATCTAATTTAGGTCAGCCACGTTCTGGTTATCCTGGCTATACTGGTCCTAGGGCTAGAGCTGCTGAACAGTCAGCAAGGACCAATAGCACAAGTATTCGGGATTCTACAGATTCAGTAAGGACTAGACGACCTTCTACTCTCCGTGCCAGAGAGAGGATGCCGGGTGAAAGAGAGGACAGCGTATTTGCTCTGCGTGAGACTGTTACCAGGGTTCATCATCCAGAGAGGGGTCATTTTCCCACCGATGACATTTCTCCACAGAGATTAGCAAGACCTTTTTATGCAGAATTGCCTCATGAAATTTATTCATCTAATCGTCAAGGCTCGAGTAGTCGGACAGCAAGGAGAAGATCTCCTCACCCTGAAGCAAGCTCTCAGGAAATGTTCCATGGTCTATTTGGGGAGAGAGATGGCTACAGACACATAAACATGGATGGAATTTCAGAG GTGTTGCTAGCATTGGATAGGATTGAACATGATGATGAATTGACTTATGAG CGATTGCTGGTGCTGGAAACCAATCTGCTTCTAAGTGGCCTTGGACTGCATGATCAGCACCAAGATATGAGATTGGATATTGACAATATGTCGTATGAG GAACTACTAGCTTTGGAAGAGCATATTGGCTCAGTAAGTACTGCCCTTACTGAGGAGCAATTTGCCAAGTGGGTCAACCAAAGTGTGTATAAAGCAAAAAAATCAGATAGAGATGTGAACAAGATCACAGTAGATGATGTGAAATGTAGCATATGTCAG gaggAATACAATGAAGGTGAAGTGATTGGTAGGATGCAGTGTGAACATCAGTACCATGTGTGCTGCATTCACGAATGGCTTAGACAGAAGAACTGGTGTCCAATATGCAAAGCTTCAGCAATACCAGGAGACCCCTGA
- the LOC120704342 gene encoding uncharacterized protein DDB_G0271670-like, translated as MATRPSLRSSDGTRPRSKSGTGRPPSSPRSSDPSRASTGRSSAAAAAPASDKPVPSFLRPTVSSSLHSSSSSSSLASPSPSSSSSSSTKGTAATARQSADKAPAAQALGGLRPITPKDKAKAPAAAALASAASSTTRWSAVSPRQLMQKASNALKATSKSRGKKGKEAASSSASASGKGAAAGASARAKGGETARSQTQHPETPGDPSPAVTPVDAEEPVLLLDTEAAAEQNEGHVATSREAASTDITTVEERYQEEHAGAEEAKGAADTSEEAVEVEKIIVEEPGAVKVAPPEQEEKPRSSAVAETEMEDTKRAEDASPAVAVEEAALKEAATPEEPATSAVEEKVVEETKAEERQQEQTNEGSSSVISEEQIEEGSGVISEEPNEETSLISEEQKEADPAPIQKQEDVAEDPEVAAGSSASAPATPLKEVAEEEDDEEAVSKQVSASEPVTPVAEAIGKGKAVVETQQSASAPATPVNAAKKNGPSKLPATIPEESSSALTFKGRKVKTAMEKRSDEEQPKKKEVARSNDVLEEAKSKLMEKRKSKVKALVGAFEVVMDSPRAS; from the coding sequence ATGGCCACACGGCCGTCGCTGCGGTCGAGCGACGGCACGCGCCCAAGAAGCAAGAGCGGGACCGGCAGGCCGCCGTCGAGCCCGCGCAGCTCCGACCCGTCGCGCGCGTCCACAGGCCgctcgtccgcggcggcggcggccccggcgtCCGACAAGCCGGTGCCGTCGTTCCTCCGCCCCACCGTGAGCTCGTCGCTgcacagctcctcctcctcctcctcgttggcgtcgccctccccctcctcctcctcctccagcagtaCCAAGGGCACAGCCGCCACCGCGAGGCAGTCCGCGGACAAGGccccggcggcgcaggcgctggGCGGGCTGCGCCCCATCACGCCCAAGGACAAGGCCaaggcgcccgcggcggcggcgttagcGTCGGCGGCGTCCTCCACGACGCGATGGTCCGCGGTGTCGCCGAGGCAGCTGATGCAGAAGGCGTCCAATGCCCTCAAAGCCACCAGCAAGTCCCGCGGCAAGAAGGGCAAGgaggcggcgagctcctccgcctccgcgtccGGCAagggggccgccgccggtgcctccGCCAGGGCCAAAGGCGGCGAGACGGCGAGATCCCAGACCCAGCATCCTGAGACGCCTGGCGACCCGTCGCCTGCAGTGACCCCCGTGGACGCAGAGGAGCCTGTTCTGTTGTTGGATACCGAAGCTGCTGCCGAGCAAAACGAAGGGCACGTCGCGACGTCGCGGGAGGCTGCCAGCACCGACATCACCACCGTGGAGGAGAGGTATCAAGAGGAGCATGCCGGCGCAGAGGAGGCTAAGGGAGCAGCGGATACTAGCGAGGAGGCcgtggaggtggagaagatcatAGTGGAGGAGCCTGGAGCAGTGAAGGTGGCGCCGCCGGAGCAAGAAGAGAAGCCGCGAAGTAGTGCGGTTGCGGAGACAGAGATGGAGGACACGAAGAGGGCCGAGGATGCGTCGCCGGCCGTCGCCGTAGAAGAAGCCGCGCTGAAGGAGGCAGCGACACCGGAGGAGCCGGCGACCAGCGCGGTGGAAGAGAAGGTCGTCGAAGAGACAAAAGCCGAGGAGAGGCAACAAGAACAGACAAACGAAGGAAGCAGCAGCGTGATCTCTGAAGAACAAATAGAGGAAGGAAGCGGCGTAATCTCTGAAGAACCCAACGAGGAAACCAGCTTGATCTCTGAAGAACAAAAGGAAGCAGATCCTGCGCCGATCCAGAAGCAGGAGGATGTGGCCGAGGACCCTGAAGTGGCTGCTGGGTCGAGCGCGTCAGCTCCGGCAACGCCACTGAAAGAAGTAgctgaggaggaggacgacgaggaggcagTGTCCAAACAGGTGAGCGCTTCGGAGCCCGTAACGCCGGTTGCAGAAGCCATCGGCAAGGGCAAGGCGGTGGTGGAGACGCAGCAGAGCGCATCGGCGCCAGCGACGCCGGTGAACGCCGCCAAGAAGAACGGCCCATCGAAGCTGCCGGCAACGATCCCCGAGGAGTCGTCGTCGGCGCTGACGTTCAAGGGGCGCAAGGTGAAGACGGCCATGGAGAAGCGGTCGGACGAGGAGCAGCCCAAGAAGAAGGAGGTGGCGCGGAGCAACGACGTGCTGGAGGAGGCCAAGAGCAAgctgatggagaagaggaagagcaAGGTGAAGGCGCTGGTGGGGGCGTTCGAGGTCGTCATGGACAGCCCCCGGGCAAGTTGA